A stretch of the Bacteroidota bacterium genome encodes the following:
- a CDS encoding T9SS type A sorting domain-containing protein has translation MRVVITNVVVTSYVSFASCTFAFVDSLGNMMSDYDASRWYTCRSHRDSSSTFSLPPIGAHIDSIVGYILPSGGSEAPRGFRIAPVRKNTLVWNEVRSSAATPIAHALHQNYPNPFNPTTNIEFRIPARPTGGANREFVSLKVFDVLGREVATLVNEVKEAGEHSIQFNASNLSSGIYFYRLKAGNSVSTKKMIYLE, from the coding sequence ATGCGCGTTGTCATCACGAACGTTGTCGTTACGTCCTATGTCAGCTTTGCGAGTTGCACTTTTGCGTTCGTTGACTCACTCGGTAACATGATGTCCGACTACGACGCCTCACGTTGGTACACGTGCCGGAGTCATCGGGATTCCAGCTCAACATTCTCCCTTCCACCCATCGGGGCTCACATAGATTCGATTGTCGGGTACATTCTTCCGAGCGGCGGCAGCGAAGCACCGAGGGGGTTCCGCATTGCGCCCGTACGCAAGAACACGCTGGTGTGGAACGAAGTCAGGAGCAGTGCGGCTACGCCGATTGCACACGCCCTCCATCAAAACTATCCGAACCCGTTCAACCCGACGACGAATATCGAATTTCGAATTCCTGCCCGTCCGACAGGCGGGGCCAATCGCGAATTCGTTTCGTTGAAGGTGTTTGATGTGTTGGGAAGAGAGGTGGCGACGTTGGTAAATGAGGTGAAGGAAGCGGGAGAACATTCTATCCAATTCAATGCAAGCAATCTGTCGAGCGGGATATACTTCTACCGCCTTAAAGCGGGAAACTCCGTTTCGACGAAGAAGATGATCTACCTTGAGTAG
- a CDS encoding DUF1670 domain-containing protein produces MSISQSLSDRLQSKTVRQSIITNIAKDFNLTRILAEAYFNQISDYFLRHAELTLSTGQLQYLAVEENEPPGKPIALCRKVPVRLTLHNADEDLAVYKKSGLRGLREHKITRVTNEAIDQGGVLSYEDIAFALTCSVVTIKRDMSRLRKRGSILPSRGWRQQMGRGQSHKTQILDLYFRGFQFTEIERKTRHSETAIKRYLQDFARVALLHLKRFSLDEIRISTGFSHRLIGEYLALYKQHAQRPALQRLLHTSKKRRSVSL; encoded by the coding sequence ATGTCTATCAGTCAGAGTTTGTCAGACCGTTTACAGTCCAAGACGGTACGGCAATCCATCATCACCAATATCGCGAAGGACTTCAACCTCACACGCATCCTCGCTGAAGCGTACTTCAATCAGATCAGCGACTATTTCCTTCGGCATGCAGAACTGACGCTTTCCACGGGTCAGCTGCAATATCTCGCTGTTGAGGAGAACGAACCCCCCGGCAAACCTATCGCTCTGTGTCGCAAAGTCCCGGTCCGCCTCACCTTGCACAATGCCGACGAAGACCTGGCCGTCTACAAGAAGTCTGGTCTCCGTGGACTCAGAGAACACAAGATTACCCGCGTGACCAACGAGGCGATCGATCAAGGCGGCGTGCTCTCGTATGAAGACATCGCTTTCGCACTCACCTGCAGTGTCGTCACCATCAAGCGCGATATGAGCCGCCTCCGCAAACGGGGTAGCATTCTTCCTTCCCGGGGGTGGCGCCAGCAGATGGGCCGGGGCCAATCCCACAAAACCCAAATCCTCGACCTCTACTTCCGGGGGTTTCAGTTCACCGAGATCGAACGGAAAACCCGCCACTCTGAAACAGCCATCAAGCGCTATCTCCAAGACTTTGCCCGCGTGGCCCTCTTACATCTGAAGCGCTTTTCCTTGGACGAGATCCGTATCTCCACCGGCTTCTCTCACCGCTTGATTGGCGAGTATCTCGCCCTCTACAAGCAGCACGCCCAGCGTCCGGCCCTCCAGCGTCTGCTCCACACCTCAAAAAAAAGAAGGAGCGTATCGCTATGA
- a CDS encoding DUF1670 domain-containing protein, translated as MMGKNLRFIRRDLEDCSSQAINERRYRRLKGKTLKQILLHRFLNQYGYDKGAVTAGAIIDDLLLLVEQYYRYSDHSFLKQGQMVWHAVPVDEHCEKHKSMAQTRLQPVVLDVISDSDIDDWKSPLHHRELRLKKIERWTQQAFDQGALLSQLDLAVLLTTSEATTGQYVREYHNLYGRPLPTRGNVQQIGSGQTHKREIITLHLKGYLVPLICKRTNHSKESVERYIHDYEAIKLLASKFDDVDLISRIVRLKPSVVKQYLDLLPLDPNPTHT; from the coding sequence ATGATGGGTAAGAACTTACGCTTCATCCGCCGTGACCTGGAGGACTGCTCTTCCCAAGCCATCAATGAACGTCGCTACAGAAGGCTCAAAGGCAAAACTCTCAAACAGATCCTTCTGCATCGCTTCCTCAACCAGTACGGCTATGACAAAGGCGCCGTCACCGCCGGTGCCATCATCGATGACCTGCTGCTGTTGGTCGAACAGTATTACCGATACTCCGACCACTCCTTCCTCAAGCAAGGACAGATGGTCTGGCATGCCGTTCCCGTCGATGAACACTGTGAGAAGCACAAATCCATGGCCCAAACACGCTTGCAGCCCGTGGTGCTCGATGTCATCAGTGACTCCGACATCGATGACTGGAAATCGCCCCTGCACCACCGTGAACTCCGGCTCAAGAAAATCGAACGCTGGACCCAGCAAGCCTTTGATCAAGGTGCTCTGCTGTCCCAACTCGATCTGGCTGTCCTGTTAACCACCTCTGAAGCAACCACTGGCCAGTACGTCCGCGAGTATCACAACCTCTACGGCAGACCGTTGCCCACCCGTGGCAATGTCCAACAGATCGGCTCTGGTCAAACCCACAAACGCGAGATCATCACGCTCCATCTCAAAGGATATCTTGTTCCCCTCATATGCAAACGAACCAACCACTCAAAAGAATCTGTCGAACGCTACATCCATGACTATGAAGCCATCAAACTGCTTGCTTCCAAGTTCGATGATGTCGATCTTATCTCACGCATCGTCCGCTTGAAACCATCTGTCGTCAAACAGTATCTCGACTTGTTGCCCCTTGACCCAAACCCAACACATACGTAG